Proteins co-encoded in one Enterobacter sp. R4-368 genomic window:
- the fimH gene encoding type 1 fimbria D-mannose specific adhesin FimH, with protein sequence MNRFHALLCGLLLLSATSTQATICVNAKGIPTDIYYDLSNLFTSGNNHVGEVVTLPEKSGWVGVQAICPAGTKVNYTYRSYVSDLPIHTIDGGYKYMRLNDYLEGAMSITDDYAGIFFPPRNFIRMGTHPNVPNQKPFGVMDSKLIFKLKVVRPFINMVPIPRQTMFRVYVTSTDIDALTVPVYTISYSGKVEVPQSCKLNAGQVVEFEFDKIGAALFSQAGPGNRPNGVDPQIKTVAIACTNVDAQAYLSMRLEAEKASGQVMVSDNPDVGFVVADREGNPLTPNTLGSKIPFQLDDNAAAHVDISAWPVSVTGFKPAEGDFVARGYLRVDYD encoded by the coding sequence ATGAACAGATTTCATGCACTGCTTTGCGGCTTGTTGTTACTGTCAGCGACGTCGACGCAGGCCACAATTTGTGTGAACGCGAAGGGCATACCGACAGATATCTATTATGACCTGTCGAACCTGTTTACCAGCGGGAATAACCATGTTGGTGAGGTGGTGACGTTGCCGGAAAAATCCGGCTGGGTTGGCGTCCAGGCTATCTGTCCTGCCGGCACCAAAGTGAATTACACCTACCGAAGCTATGTCTCTGACTTGCCGATACATACCATTGATGGCGGTTACAAATACATGAGATTAAATGATTATCTGGAAGGGGCGATGAGCATCACCGATGATTACGCCGGCATCTTTTTCCCGCCGAGAAATTTTATCCGCATGGGAACACACCCCAACGTACCCAATCAGAAACCTTTTGGTGTAATGGACTCGAAGCTTATCTTTAAACTTAAAGTGGTGCGGCCGTTTATCAATATGGTGCCGATCCCGCGCCAAACCATGTTCAGGGTATATGTCACCAGTACGGACATCGATGCCCTCACGGTACCGGTCTATACCATTAGCTACAGCGGCAAAGTGGAAGTGCCGCAAAGCTGCAAACTCAATGCAGGCCAGGTCGTTGAATTTGAGTTTGATAAAATTGGCGCCGCGCTCTTTAGCCAGGCCGGGCCGGGGAACCGCCCGAACGGCGTTGATCCGCAAATTAAAACCGTGGCAATAGCGTGCACCAATGTTGACGCTCAGGCCTATCTTTCGATGCGTCTGGAAGCGGAAAAAGCCAGTGGGCAGGTAATGGTTTCTGATAACCCTGATGTGGGGTTTGTCGTGGCCGACCGTGAGGGCAATCCGCTTACCCCCAACACGCTGGGTAGCAAAATCCCTTTCCAGCTTGATGACAACGCCGCTGCGCATGTTGATATCAGTGCGTGGCCGGTCAGCGTCACAGGCTTCAAACCCGCCGAGGGCGATTTTGTGGCGCGGGGCTATTTGCGCGTTGATTATGATTAA
- the fimC gene encoding type 1 fimbria chaperone FimC, protein MNIFLKSGWIISLLLSIALPVNAAGGIALGATRVIYPAGDKQTSLSISNSDGKARFLVNSWVENSRGEKEKTFVVTPPLFVSEPESENTLRIIYAGQPLPDDRESLFWLSVKAIPSMNKENATDKNVLQLAVLSRIKLFVRPKSLSGLTEDASAKLQFSRLDKHLNITNPSAYYITLVNVHMGKQKLDNVMVAPKGRAQLLIPPDAQGGVTFQTVNDYGALTPVKTVGLP, encoded by the coding sequence ATGAACATTTTTTTAAAATCAGGTTGGATTATCAGTCTTTTATTATCTATCGCGCTGCCAGTAAACGCCGCTGGGGGAATAGCACTTGGCGCAACCCGGGTTATTTATCCTGCCGGGGATAAGCAGACCTCGCTTTCTATTTCTAATAGCGATGGAAAAGCACGTTTTCTGGTGAATTCATGGGTGGAAAATAGTCGTGGAGAAAAAGAAAAAACGTTTGTCGTGACCCCGCCGCTGTTTGTTAGCGAGCCGGAAAGTGAAAACACGCTGCGTATTATCTACGCCGGGCAACCGTTACCCGACGACCGCGAATCTCTGTTCTGGTTGAGCGTAAAAGCGATTCCATCGATGAATAAAGAGAACGCCACAGACAAAAATGTGCTGCAATTGGCTGTTCTCTCTCGCATTAAGCTATTTGTTCGCCCGAAAAGTCTATCGGGGTTAACAGAGGATGCGTCTGCGAAACTGCAGTTTTCGCGTCTCGATAAACACCTGAACATCACTAATCCCTCAGCGTATTACATCACTCTGGTGAATGTTCATATGGGCAAACAGAAGCTCGACAATGTCATGGTTGCGCCTAAAGGCCGCGCTCAGTTGCTTATTCCGCCTGATGCTCAGGGCGGAGTGACTTTCCAGACGGTGAATGATTACGGCGCGCTGACGCCGGTGAAAACCGTTGGTCTGCCATAA
- the ybcJ gene encoding ribosome-associated protein YbcJ, producing MATFSLGKHPHVELCDLLKLEGWSESGAQAKIAIADGFVKVDGAVETRKRCKIVAGQTVSFEGQSVTVTA from the coding sequence ATGGCAACATTTTCTCTCGGTAAACATCCGCACGTTGAGCTGTGCGATCTGCTGAAACTCGAAGGCTGGAGCGAAAGCGGCGCGCAGGCGAAAATCGCCATTGCCGATGGCTTTGTCAAAGTGGATGGCGCGGTTGAAACACGCAAACGCTGCAAAATCGTCGCCGGTCAAACGGTGAGTTTTGAAGGCCAAAGCGTTACTGTCACCGCGTAA
- the folD gene encoding bifunctional methylenetetrahydrofolate dehydrogenase/methenyltetrahydrofolate cyclohydrolase FolD produces the protein MAAKIIDGKTIAQQVRSEVAEKVRARVAAGFRAPGLAVVLVGSNPASQIYVGSKRKACEEVGFISRSYDLPETTSEAELLALIDKLNADTAIDGILVQLPLPAGIDNVKVLERIAPDKDVDGFHPYNVGRLCQRAPRLRPCTPRGIVTLLERYNIDTFGLNAVVIGASNIVGRPMSMELLLAGCTTTVTHRFTKNLRQHVENADLLIVAVGKPGFIPGEWIKEGAIVIDVGINRLENGKVVGDVIYEEAAARAAYITPVPGGVGPMTVATLIQNTLQACEEYHDVKGV, from the coding sequence ATGGCAGCAAAGATTATTGATGGTAAAACGATTGCGCAGCAGGTGCGCTCTGAGGTTGCTGAAAAAGTTCGGGCGCGCGTCGCGGCAGGATTTCGCGCTCCGGGCCTGGCGGTCGTACTGGTTGGCAGCAACCCGGCATCACAAATTTATGTCGGCAGCAAGCGCAAAGCCTGTGAGGAAGTGGGTTTCATCTCCCGCTCTTACGATCTCCCGGAAACCACCAGCGAAGCGGAACTGCTGGCGCTTATCGACAAGCTGAACGCCGATACCGCCATTGACGGTATTCTGGTGCAGTTGCCGCTGCCTGCGGGCATCGACAATGTGAAAGTGCTGGAACGCATCGCGCCGGACAAAGACGTAGATGGTTTCCACCCGTATAACGTAGGCCGCCTTTGCCAGCGTGCGCCGCGTCTGCGCCCGTGCACGCCACGCGGTATTGTCACGCTGCTGGAGCGTTACAACATTGACACCTTCGGCCTCAACGCCGTGGTGATTGGCGCGTCCAATATCGTTGGCCGTCCGATGAGCATGGAACTGCTGCTGGCCGGTTGCACCACCACCGTGACGCACCGCTTCACTAAAAACCTGCGCCAGCACGTTGAAAACGCCGACCTGCTGATTGTCGCCGTGGGTAAACCGGGCTTTATTCCCGGCGAGTGGATCAAAGAAGGCGCGATTGTGATTGATGTCGGTATTAACCGTCTGGAAAACGGCAAAGTCGTAGGCGATGTGATTTATGAAGAAGCCGCCGCGCGAGCAGCGTATATTACGCCGGTACCGGGTGGCGTTGGCCCAATGACGGTCGCCACCCTGATCCAGAACACGCTGCAGGCGTGTGAAGAATACCATGATGTAAAAGGCGTTTAA
- the sfmF gene encoding fimbria assembly protein has protein sequence MFIKPRHVMLVGCWLSPFAIADTPLGEINIQLRATVVDFTCYAETADNDKTVQLGRWPTKQLQNAGNTTPLVPFSLRLVGGPPGSASITFSGKAASNPALLALKDSVMAQKVAIELRDRDRTPLALATASQDIAVDSNGNATLQFYANYIALADNPVPGTANADATFAINYY, from the coding sequence ATGTTTATCAAACCACGCCATGTCATGCTCGTTGGCTGCTGGCTGAGCCCGTTTGCGATCGCCGATACGCCGCTTGGAGAAATCAACATTCAGTTACGCGCAACGGTAGTGGACTTTACATGCTATGCCGAGACGGCCGACAACGACAAAACGGTGCAATTAGGACGTTGGCCAACCAAACAGCTGCAAAATGCGGGTAATACCACGCCACTGGTACCTTTTAGCTTGCGGTTAGTGGGGGGCCCGCCAGGTAGCGCATCGATCACCTTTTCGGGGAAAGCCGCCAGCAACCCGGCACTGCTGGCGTTAAAAGATAGCGTGATGGCACAGAAAGTGGCTATTGAGCTGCGCGACAGAGATCGTACGCCGCTAGCGCTGGCGACAGCCAGCCAGGATATAGCCGTGGACAGCAATGGCAATGCAACGCTGCAGTTCTACGCAAATTACATCGCGCTGGCAGATAATCCTGTACCCGGTACGGCAAATGCCGATGCCACTTTCGCGATTAATTACTATTAA
- the fimA gene encoding type 1 fimbrial major subunit FimA, producing the protein MKMKLMASSVAAGLMLMAGAVQADTVSGGNIHFDGELVNAACAVSTASADQTVTLGQYRTASFPDVGATSGSVPFNIVLNDCDPAIFPTASVAFSGQADAADNTLLAVTSSDNSATASGVGIEILDNASKTLSPDGASFSTAQALLEGTNTLHFSARYKATSATATPGQANADATFIMKYE; encoded by the coding sequence ATGAAAATGAAATTAATGGCTAGTTCTGTTGCTGCTGGATTGATGCTGATGGCAGGTGCCGTACAAGCAGACACCGTAAGCGGCGGTAATATACATTTTGACGGGGAACTGGTGAACGCAGCTTGCGCGGTCAGCACTGCTTCCGCCGACCAGACAGTGACGCTGGGGCAATATCGCACCGCTTCATTCCCGGATGTAGGGGCAACCAGCGGCTCTGTACCGTTCAACATTGTGCTTAATGACTGCGATCCTGCCATCTTCCCGACGGCTTCTGTCGCGTTCTCGGGCCAGGCCGATGCCGCCGATAATACGCTACTGGCGGTCACCTCCAGTGACAACAGTGCAACGGCAAGCGGGGTGGGGATCGAAATTCTTGATAATGCCTCGAAAACACTGAGCCCGGACGGCGCAAGCTTCTCCACCGCTCAGGCGCTGCTTGAAGGCACCAACACATTACACTTCTCCGCACGTTACAAAGCCACCAGCGCGACCGCGACACCAGGGCAGGCAAATGCGGATGCGACGTTCATCATGAAATACGAATAA
- a CDS encoding fimbrial biogenesis usher protein — protein MNKRTSPSAYSRLALSLLAVLHPAMSRAENYFNPAFLSEDAAAVADLSRFEKGNQPPGVYRVDIWRDGEFIATQDLRFDIARHGATPASGGLMPCFTLDLLKRLGVNIRAFPALLTDKGDACIDITTAIPGAEAVFDFSAMRLNIGLPQASMLNSARGYIPAEEWDEGITAGLLNYSFTGSHSTGSNNGFLSLQSGLNYGPWRLRNNGAWRYSSSGAEHTRSWKTIGSWLQRSLIPLKSELVMGDSNTGSDVFDSLGFRGVRLYSSDNMFPDSLQGYAPTVRGIARTPAKLTIRQNGYVIYQSYVSAGAFVISDLNPTSSSGDLDVTVDEKDGRQQRYTVPYSTVPILQREGRFKYDLVAGNFRSGNDQQSSPSFVQGSVIGGLAGGYTAYGGTQLAKRYNAFVLGAGKNLGGWGAISLDFTQARSELADGSTHQGQSLRFLYAKSLNQYGTNFQLLGYRYSTRGFYTLSDVAYRRMEGYEYEDQDESEGGRKPKPVLVSYHNLNNNRKGRFQVNISQNLGDYGSLYISGSQQTYWNNVKPSSWYQIGYASGWRGISYSLTWSWNRSPGINNTDRIIALNLSVPFSALSGQHFSRGSALDHTYASLNASRNSNGQNSWQSGVGGTLLEGRNLSYIVSQGHSSTSGYSGSASANWQAGWGTLGLGYNYDPYQHEYNWQLGGGVVAHVDGVTFGQPLGDTNVLIKAPGAQGVRVENQTGVQTDWRGYAIVPYASVYRYNRIALDTNTMDNHTDVQNSVSSVVPTQGALVRASFDTRIGVRALISLMRGDRPVPFGSVVRETGSGVTSMVGEDGQAYLSGLPLQGELLVQWGDGTQSRCLARYSLPEASLQQAVVMTSARCEQG, from the coding sequence ATGAATAAGCGTACGTCTCCTTCAGCTTACTCACGGCTGGCGTTGTCGCTGCTGGCGGTGTTGCACCCGGCGATGAGCCGCGCTGAGAACTACTTCAACCCGGCGTTTTTATCAGAGGATGCCGCTGCCGTTGCCGATTTATCACGCTTTGAAAAAGGTAACCAGCCGCCGGGCGTTTATCGGGTGGATATCTGGCGCGACGGTGAATTTATCGCCACCCAGGATCTGCGTTTTGATATTGCCCGTCACGGGGCGACGCCCGCTTCCGGTGGTCTGATGCCATGCTTCACTCTCGATTTGCTCAAGCGGTTGGGCGTTAATATTCGCGCTTTTCCGGCGCTGCTCACCGACAAAGGTGACGCCTGTATCGATATCACGACCGCTATACCGGGGGCTGAAGCTGTTTTTGATTTCTCAGCAATGCGGCTGAATATTGGGTTACCCCAGGCTTCGATGCTGAACAGCGCGCGCGGTTACATTCCTGCCGAGGAGTGGGACGAAGGCATTACCGCCGGGTTGCTTAACTATAGCTTTACAGGGAGCCACAGCACCGGCAGCAATAACGGTTTTCTGAGCTTACAAAGCGGGCTGAATTATGGCCCATGGCGGTTGCGTAATAATGGTGCCTGGCGCTACAGCAGCAGTGGAGCGGAACACACCCGCAGCTGGAAGACCATCGGAAGCTGGTTGCAACGTTCCCTTATCCCGCTGAAAAGCGAGCTGGTGATGGGCGACAGTAATACCGGCAGCGACGTGTTTGATAGCCTCGGTTTTCGCGGGGTGCGCCTTTACTCTTCCGATAATATGTTTCCCGATAGCCTGCAGGGTTACGCACCAACCGTACGCGGCATTGCGCGCACGCCTGCCAAATTAACCATCCGCCAGAACGGCTATGTCATTTATCAGAGTTATGTCTCGGCGGGTGCTTTTGTGATTTCTGATCTGAACCCTACCTCATCCAGCGGCGATCTGGACGTTACCGTCGATGAGAAAGATGGCCGTCAACAACGTTATACGGTGCCGTATTCGACGGTGCCGATCCTGCAACGTGAAGGACGCTTTAAATATGACCTCGTGGCCGGGAATTTTCGCAGCGGCAACGATCAACAATCTTCCCCTTCTTTTGTTCAGGGGAGCGTGATCGGCGGCCTGGCGGGCGGTTACACCGCCTATGGCGGAACCCAACTGGCAAAACGTTATAACGCCTTTGTGCTGGGGGCTGGAAAAAACCTTGGCGGCTGGGGGGCGATATCGCTCGATTTTACCCAGGCACGCAGTGAACTGGCGGATGGCAGTACGCATCAGGGGCAATCGTTGCGCTTTTTGTATGCCAAATCACTCAACCAATATGGCACCAACTTTCAGCTACTCGGGTATCGCTACTCAACGCGTGGGTTTTACACGCTGAGTGATGTCGCCTATCGCCGCATGGAGGGGTATGAGTATGAAGATCAGGACGAAAGTGAGGGGGGACGGAAGCCAAAACCGGTGCTTGTTAGCTATCACAACCTCAACAACAACAGAAAAGGGCGCTTTCAGGTCAATATCTCGCAAAACCTGGGGGATTACGGCTCGTTGTATATTTCCGGCAGCCAACAAACTTACTGGAACAATGTTAAGCCCAGCAGTTGGTATCAGATTGGTTACGCCAGCGGCTGGCGGGGGATAAGCTACTCGCTTACCTGGTCGTGGAACCGCTCACCCGGCATCAATAATACGGATCGTATTATTGCGTTGAATCTTTCCGTACCGTTTAGCGCTCTGAGCGGGCAGCACTTCAGCCGGGGAAGTGCGCTGGATCACACGTATGCCAGCCTTAACGCTAGCCGTAACAGCAACGGACAAAATAGCTGGCAGAGCGGGGTTGGCGGCACTTTACTTGAAGGGCGTAACCTTAGTTACATCGTAAGCCAGGGGCACAGCAGTACAAGTGGTTACAGCGGCAGCGCCAGTGCCAACTGGCAGGCCGGCTGGGGCACGCTCGGCCTCGGTTATAACTACGATCCCTACCAGCACGAATATAACTGGCAGCTTGGCGGTGGCGTGGTCGCGCATGTCGACGGGGTAACTTTTGGCCAGCCGCTTGGCGATACCAACGTACTTATCAAAGCGCCGGGCGCGCAGGGCGTGCGGGTGGAAAATCAGACCGGGGTGCAAACCGACTGGCGAGGCTACGCCATCGTCCCTTATGCCTCCGTTTATCGATACAACCGCATTGCGCTTGATACCAACACGATGGATAACCACACCGATGTGCAAAACAGCGTCAGTAGCGTCGTGCCCACGCAGGGCGCGCTGGTCCGTGCCAGCTTTGACACCCGGATTGGTGTACGCGCACTGATTTCGCTGATGCGTGGCGATCGCCCGGTGCCGTTTGGTTCGGTGGTACGTGAAACCGGCAGCGGCGTGACCAGCATGGTGGGCGAGGACGGACAGGCGTATTTAAGCGGTTTGCCATTGCAGGGTGAACTGCTGGTGCAGTGGGGAGACGGCACGCAATCGCGCTGCCTTGCTCGCTACTCCTTACCGGAAGCCAGCCTGCAACAGGCGGTGGTGATGACAAGCGCCCGTTGTGAACAAGGATGA
- a CDS encoding PTS transporter subunit EIIC yields MSLISGFVKSLSKLSMIGRALMLPISLLPAAGLLLAFGDKFHLPLMMNAGGVIFDNLPMLFAIGSAVGLASESGIAALSAAVSVFITNITIGTMLGITPEMASQGGKYAMVVGIPTLQMGVFGGLICGILAAWCYNRFHTMQLPEFLGFFSGKRFVAIATAFLSFVLGLLLPYVWQHIQAGIDALSVIVNGDNQAASTFIFGLVERALIPLGLHHIWYPSFWYSFGDYTTQAGQVIHGDQTIWFKMLEEGVKSFSSDTYQNAGKFMQGEFPLMLFALPAACLAMYHEAHTRNKKIAFGILFSAALTCFLTGITEPVEFTFIFVAPILYVFNAIMAGLAYMTMYLLHAHIAKSFSAGFIDYLSFGILPSFNGYQTNFLNAVIVGIPMALIYYFTFRFVIRRFDVKTPGRTEVTAVADDKTDSELATEIIAMLGGAQNIDSVGSCITRLRLEVAKSEMVDKDGLNGLGARGVVFVGDSGIQVIFGARAQFIAQTMSTMIGK; encoded by the coding sequence ATGAGTCTGATATCAGGGTTTGTTAAATCATTGTCTAAATTGTCGATGATTGGCCGCGCGTTAATGTTGCCAATCTCGTTGCTGCCAGCCGCAGGCCTGTTACTTGCTTTCGGCGATAAATTTCACCTGCCGCTGATGATGAACGCAGGTGGCGTTATCTTCGATAACCTGCCGATGTTGTTCGCCATCGGTTCGGCGGTTGGTCTCGCTTCAGAATCGGGTATTGCGGCGCTTTCAGCCGCGGTATCGGTGTTCATTACCAATATCACTATCGGCACCATGTTAGGTATCACGCCGGAAATGGCCTCGCAGGGCGGAAAATATGCCATGGTGGTCGGCATTCCTACCCTGCAAATGGGCGTTTTTGGCGGGCTGATCTGCGGTATTCTTGCCGCCTGGTGTTATAACCGCTTCCACACCATGCAGTTACCGGAGTTCCTCGGCTTCTTCTCTGGTAAGCGTTTTGTTGCCATCGCTACCGCATTCTTATCCTTTGTGCTCGGCCTGCTGCTGCCCTATGTCTGGCAACATATTCAGGCGGGCATCGATGCGCTTTCCGTTATCGTCAACGGCGATAATCAGGCCGCGTCGACGTTTATTTTCGGTTTAGTGGAACGCGCGCTGATCCCACTCGGTCTGCACCATATCTGGTATCCGTCGTTCTGGTATTCGTTTGGCGATTACACCACGCAGGCCGGCCAGGTGATCCATGGCGATCAGACTATCTGGTTCAAGATGCTGGAAGAAGGCGTGAAATCCTTTAGCAGTGATACCTACCAGAACGCCGGTAAGTTTATGCAGGGTGAGTTCCCGCTGATGCTGTTTGCGCTGCCTGCGGCCTGCCTTGCGATGTACCACGAAGCGCACACCCGCAATAAGAAGATCGCGTTCGGTATTCTCTTCTCTGCGGCGTTGACCTGCTTCCTGACCGGCATTACCGAGCCGGTTGAATTCACCTTTATCTTCGTCGCGCCCATTCTTTACGTCTTTAACGCCATTATGGCCGGTCTGGCGTATATGACGATGTACCTGCTGCACGCGCACATCGCGAAATCCTTCTCTGCCGGATTTATCGACTACTTGTCGTTCGGCATCCTGCCGTCGTTTAACGGTTATCAGACCAACTTCCTTAACGCGGTGATCGTTGGCATCCCGATGGCGCTGATTTATTACTTCACCTTCCGTTTTGTGATCCGTCGCTTCGACGTGAAAACGCCGGGACGCACGGAAGTTACCGCTGTGGCAGATGATAAAACTGACAGCGAACTGGCAACCGAGATCATCGCCATGCTGGGTGGTGCGCAAAATATCGACTCCGTCGGTTCCTGTATCACCCGTTTGCGCCTGGAAGTGGCGAAAAGTGAAATGGTGGATAAAGATGGCCTTAATGGCCTGGGCGCGCGCGGCGTAGTATTTGTCGGTGATAGCGGTATTCAGGTTATTTTCGGTGCGAGGGCGCAATTTATCGCCCAGACCATGTCCACAATGATCGGCAAATAA